The Coffea arabica cultivar ET-39 chromosome 9e, Coffea Arabica ET-39 HiFi, whole genome shotgun sequence genome has a window encoding:
- the LOC113698693 gene encoding uncharacterized protein translates to MAIPLRRRTNIRSLSSEMKVSKSTLHRRIKEGAIRPHSNALKPQLTDQNKQVRLNFCLSMLEPESLNSNPTFMSMFNVVHIDEKWFYMTKECEKYYLHPQEEEPLRTCKSKKFIVKVMFLAAVARPRFDCSGNPTFDGKIGIFPFVFKEPAKRSSKNRMAGTLETKPILSVTKEVYRRCLIEQVLPAIHAKWPRDGGSVTEILIQQDNAKPHINPTDPVFIEAASRDGFDIHLSFQPPNSPDMNVLDLGYFRAIQSLQHQEAPLSIDELILAVEKSFDELSSESLNNVFLTLQSCMVEVMKNLGGNNYKVPHIGKHHLMKESCLPLQIECEKELVNQVLSHMQA, encoded by the coding sequence ATGGCAATTCCTCTCCGGCGTCGGACAAACATCAGGTCACTTTCCAGTGAAATGAAAGTGTCCAAATCAACCCTTCACCGACGAATTAAAGAAGGTGCTATAAGGCCACACTCAAATGCACTCAAACCACAATTGACAGATCAGAATAAGCAAGTAAGGCTTAACTTTTGCTTGTCAATGCTTGAACCAGAAAGTCTCAACAGCAATCCAACATTTATGAGTATGTTCAATGTTGTGCATATTGATGAAAAGTGGTTTTACATGACTAAAGAATGTGAAAAATATTATCTTCATCCTCAAGAAGAAGAACCTCTTAGGACATGTAAGAGCAAAAAGTTCATTGTGAAAGTTATGTTCCTAGCTGCTGTTGCTCGACCACGTTTTGACTGCTCTGGTAACCCAACATTTGATGGGAAAATTGggatttttccttttgtatTCAAAGAACCAGCAAAGAGGAGTAGTAAAAATCGTATGGCAGGTACATTAGAAACTAAGCCAATATTGTCAGTGACCAAGGAAGTATATAGGAGATGTTTAATTGAACAGGTTTTGCCTGCAATACATGCTAAATGGCCACGGGATGGTGGTAGTGTTACTGAAATTTTGATCCAACAGGATAATGCAAAACCACATATTAATCCCACTGATCCGGTATTTATTGAAGCTGCTTCTAGAGATGGATTTGATATTCACTTGTCATTTCAGCCTCCTAACAGTCCGGACATGAATGTTCTTGACTTGGGATATTTTAGAGCTATACAATCCTTGCAACATCAAGAAGCACCCTTGTCAATTGATGAGCTAATTCTTGCTGTGGAAAAGTCATTTGATGAATTATCAAGTGAAAGTCTAAACAATGTTTTCTTAACATTGCAATCATGTATGGTAGAGGTGATGAAAAATCTTGGGGGAAATAACTATAAAGTGCCACACATTGGGAAGCACCATTTAATGAAAGAAAGTTGTCTTCCACTGCAAATAGAATGTGAAAAAGAACTTGTGAATCAAGTTCTAAGTCATATGCAAGCATGA